In Labrus mixtus chromosome 13, fLabMix1.1, whole genome shotgun sequence, a single genomic region encodes these proteins:
- the cenpj gene encoding centromere protein J, whose product MSSPAGLQYSQADFLARWMPSSTRAGVILNPCPDLAGSISAVGSPPPPLEPDDSFASDFAPLPASADSSCVGVDGSARSAGGQRTGADRPVNGLSPGPQRNTNGESDSLEEMANTSQDLPLRMKLEQLRKWQQHMQEQLKAHQLEELLRLQEEQQRLLGIMNGSPDCTEGTPYNPTLQCRRAQQGSTCGQEPAGRHMEPQRSQHYEEVDSEEEGSWNSREDDEEQSVDLSQFHEHNDTLIQRKGVFLNEKTSVKEDTAFHERPIQPGIGGQKKTFEELLEDQLRLEEQRLKSAQQQQGREGSEAAQAPPKRAFLKRGEGLSRFINNRKPKTVVKNDSRPQPQARVLSRSNSEPAALQRGVSNGVQRFPVQRKTATLNKENRLKGVSPPPQDTKFESKTAWTKVLGSHQRQNTDAAQSIQSDPEGKGTKLPQLEQVKEQNNKKEGLSYQALRNAGHNTQPNPVTKQVGTMRGTERAESDAAREKGCGSRVESAGGEVPRDSFELSFQEKLQRWDCDLQVENMELGEFELLEQAAEELSFSSNSSFVLKVLQMDQLQAARSLPPRRLSSTPIKSPPKVAPQRCSSVGSSAGVVVQSGTVNPEVFVMKIRDNTLMNRVSVEEKAELDAGREDNHEISDVSSCGGSEFEYREGAGKPPAFPSTLSFPAQSNLPYDKHSYQDEESCRDSASDVTQADDAESDSFLSDADESTLLEDKDGQRGRVVFDDNDTWNDLEHTAVCSANDGRLSPVTKATVNTVSPPERTLQRKVAVSKVVEVDKGAVIRSANQEPPPASQLMTRLFPSLKPKTQNAPLPPPPPSAAPESKKAEEDTGQQVQSRQLRERLVELEIEIERFKKENSALTKLRQENEKDQENLRKERLEFEKTKAEELAKFEEHKREENRKLQKERKLFEKHALAARAIPDKKEREEIQVLRQQLISLQEELRGRESRWASTHGRLRQQIDSLNKDNDSLRDEVRMLEKLRLTALKKSPVNAEKDKGCNDSPKMFDSNVSSVPKGVKFASPLDSRGSSSVSPPQSSAAIAPGKTCRESSQAAAAMKSSLRKPSIPASSSSSSLPGRRKEERPTPAPCKSQEKLRHQAKSNSSPDTEFLPEEPESSEVKEPESAREVITHPDGKIEKVLASGDRLMSFPNGTKKEVSADGLTVKVTFFNGDTKQITADQRVIYYYTETQTTHITYPDGIEVLHFPNNQTEKHFPDGRKEITFPDQTIKNLFPNGREESVLTDGTIIQVNPDGTKEIHFNTGQREIHTADYKRREYPDGTVKTVYTDGRQETSYPTGRLRIKDKDGNVIVDNRV is encoded by the exons ATGTCATCTCCAGCCGGGCTCCAGTACTCGCAGGCGGACTTCCTGGCCAGGTGGATGCCAAGTAGCACTCGAGCCGGGGTGATCCTTAACCCCTGCCCGGACTTGGCTGGCTCCATCTCTGCCGTgggatctcctcctcctcctcttgagCCGGACGATTCGTTTGCCTCCGACTTCGCTCCTCTGCCAGCctcagcagacagcagctgtgtCGGTGTGGATGGATCTGCACGGTCAGCTGGTGGACAGAGAACTGGGGCTGACCGGCCAGTGAACGGTCTGTCGCCTGGGCCTCAGAGGAACACAAATGGAGAGTCGGACAGTTTGGAGGAGATGGCAAATACATCACAAGATTTGCCCCTAAGGATGAAGCTAGAACAG TTGAGAAAATGGCAGCAGCATATGCAGGAGCAGCTAAAAGCCCATCAGTTGGAGGAGCTGCTTCgcctgcaggaggagcagcagaggctgCTGGGGATAATGAACGGATCCCCGGACTGCACAGAag GGACCCCGTACAACCCCACTTTGCAGTGCCGTAGAGCTCAACAGGGCTCCACCTGTGGACAGGAACCAGCAGGGAGACACATGGAGCCACAAAGAAGTCAACACTATGAAGAGGTGGACAGTGAGGAAGAGG GATCATGGAACTCCAGAGAAGATGATGAGGAACAGAGTGTGGATTTAAGCCAATTTCATGAGCACAATGACACCTTAATACAGAGGAAAGGCgtatttttgaatgaaaaaacCTCAGTAAAAGAAGATACAGCATTTCATGAAAG aCCTATACAGCCCGGTATCGGGGGTCAGAAGAAGACGTTTGAGGAGTTGTTGGAGGACCAGCTGAGGCTGGAGGAGCAGAGGCTGAAATCTGCCCAGCAACAGCAG GGTCGAGAAGGGTCTGAAGCTGCACAGGCCCCTCCCAAGAGAGCCTTTCTGAAGCGAGGCGAGGGGCTCTCGAGATTTATCAACAATCGCAAACCAAAAACAGTGGTGAAAAATGACTCCAGACCACAACCACAGGCCAGAGTTCTCTCCCGCAGCAACTCCGAACCTGCAGCTTTACAGAGAGGGGTCTCTAATGGTGTGCAGCGGTTTCCTGTCCAGCGTAAAACTGCCACACTCAACAAGGAGAACCGACTGAAAGGTGTCAGCCCCCCACCTCAGGATACCAAGTTTGAGAGTAAGACAGCCTGGACCAAGGTTTTGGGTAGTCATCAAAGACAGAACACAGATGCAGCACAGTCTATTCAAAGTGACCCCGAGGGTAAAGGAACCAAACTACCTCAACTGGAGCAAGTAAAGGAGCAGAATAACAAAAAAGAGGGTCTGTCATATCAAGCTTTGAGGAACGCTGGTCACAACACGCAGCCGAACCCTGTAACCAAACAGGTGGGCACGatgagagggacagagagagctgAAAGTGACGCAGCCAGAGAGAAAGGTTGTGGTTCAAGAGTGGAGTCGGCAGGAGGAGAAGTTCCTCGGGATTCGTTTGAGCTGTCGTTCCAGGAGAAGCTCCAGCGCTGGGATTGTGACCTGCAGGTGGAGAACATGGAGCTGGGAGAGTTTGAGCTACTGGAGCAAGCAGCCGAGGAGCTTTCCTTCTCGTCCAACTCCTCCTTTGTCCTGAAG GTCCTTCAGATGGACCAGCTGCAGGCTGCCAGGAGTCTCCCCCCACGACGGCTCTCCTCCACCCCCATCAAGTCCCCTCCCAAAGTAGCACCTCAGAGATGCAGTAGTGTTGGCAGCAGTGCTGGTGTGGTAGTCCAAAGCGGGACCGTGAACCCAGAAGTGTTTGTGATGAAGATCAGAGACAATACACTCATGAACAGAGTGAGCGTTGAGGAAAAGGCGGAACTGGACGCTGGACGGGAAGACAACCACGAGATCTCAGATGTTTCATCCTGTGGCGGCTCTGAGTTTGAGTACCGGGAAGGAGCAGGTAAACCTCCTGCATTTCCCAGCACCCTTAGCTTCCCTGCACAGTCTAACCTGCCGTACGACAAGCATTCATATCAGGACgaggagagctgcagagactcAGCGTCTGATGTGACACAGGCCGATGATGCTGAGAGTGACAGCTTCCTCAGCGATGCGGACGAGTCCACTCTGTTAGAGGACAAAGACGGGCAGCGGGGTCGAGTCGTGTTTGACGACAATGACACCTGGAACGACCTGGAGCACACCGCAGTCTGCTCAGCCAATGACGGCAGACTAAGTCCAGTTACCAAGGCAACAGTGAATACAGTTTCACCTCCAGAGCGGACTCTGCAGAGGAAGGTGGCAGTGAGTAAAGTTGTGGAGGTGGATAAAGGTGCAGTTATCAggtcagccaatcaggagcctCCCCCTGCCTCCCAGCTCATGACTCGGCTGTTCCCCTCGCTGAAGCCAAAGACCCAGAATgcacctctccctcctccacctccttctgcTGCTCCCGAGTCGAAAAAGGCAGAggaggacacag GCCAGCAGGTGCAGTCCAGACAGCTGAGGGAGAGGCTGGTGGAGCTGGAGATCGAGATCGAGAGATTTAAGAAGGAGAACTCTGCGCTCACCAAACTCAGACAAGAGAACGAGAAAGACCAGGAAAATCTCAG gaAAGAGCGTCTGGAGTTTGAGAAGACCAAGGCGGAGGAGCTGGCCAAGTTTGAGGAGcacaagagagaggagaacagaaagCTGCAGAAGGAGCGCAAACTTTTTGAGAAGCACGCGCTGGCTGCCAGAGCGATCCCCGACAAGAAGGAACGAGAAGAAATCCAG GTGTTGAGGCAGCAGCTGATctccctgcaggaggagctgagggggAGGGAGAGCCGCTGGGCCTCCACACACGGCCGACTGCGACAGCAAATCGACTCCCTGAACAAAGATAACGACTCTCTCCGGGACGAG gtGCGCATGTTGGAAAAGCTCCGCCTCACCGCCTTGAAGAAAAGCCCGGTCAATGCAGAGAAGGACAAGGGATGTAACGACAGTCCTAAGATGTTTGACAGCAACGTTTCATCTGTGCCCAAAGGAGTGAAATTCGCT AGTCCTCTTGACTCCAGAGGAAGCAGCAGCGTCAGTCCTCCACAGAGCAGTGCGGCTATAGCTCCTGGAaagacctgcagagagagcagtcaggctgctgcag CGATGAAGAGCAGCCTGAGAAAACCATCAATACCagcatcctcttcttcttcatcattgcCCGGCCGGAGGAAAGAAGAGAGGCCAACGCCGGCTCCCTGCAAGAGCCAGGAGAAGCTGCGACATCAAGCaaaatcaaactcctctccg GATACAGAATTCCTGCCAGAAGAACCCGAGTCCAGTGAGGTGAAAGAGCCAGAATCAGCTCGAGAGGTTATCACACACCCTGATGGGAAG ATTGAGAAAGTTCTGGCGAGTGGAGATCGTCTCATGTCTTTCCCCAACGGGACGAAGAAGGAGGTTTCAGCCGACGGGCTGACGGTCAAAGTTACCTTCTTCAACGGAGACACTAAACAGATCACAGCCGACCAGAGAGTG ATCTACTactacactgaaacacagactacACACATCACCTACCCAGACGGTATCGAGGTCCTGCACTTCCCCAACAACCAGACAG
- the ttf2 gene encoding transcription termination factor 2: MEKVLCDVHGCLCLLKTGVKDGPNKGKSFYVCVDKQGCDFSELASISPSHCLHHEDSMVELQALSYNLQHQSHRLFYRCVIGKKAGQKWCGNVPWSAPEKENRNPRSDTHLQPSCLSPARNPFKAPERTDKDSERRRMQGGGSNEKRSEEKESESSHKAKGRDSYQKEKEERVSTGKKEEAERKQNVSDSYRGVQLPAGMKLKKRVSDEERHCADANSVEKTTDKMRNEDKAKSTEQADKSKGVHPEKTNQTTQDPHEGSLQKPTGGETSVVKQVNPSVKDGASKSTPSISTQASKTTGKPTSEKPTQSEPSLKQQEHDDDDDDDVVVVSVKPASQKTPPVSAVQKTLTAYPGFNPASVVKSQREEPKGMRSLLTAQLQQKKATLSAVNLAALPDKGERLRTQVKELEDALESLSLTAASQPESLSGSQGAGNSSDASAGSIHVNPFSRKEGTILLPAPPSTGPSQHQASSSSLGLQLSQGYSQMYGANAFYGGRMTDNRLLAVKNATCEAIDHLHKSLDSCPDAEAEVTDPRGIKVSLLAHQRRALAWLLWREAQNPCGGILADDMGLGKTLTMIALILSKKIKAKEEDEKKEEKKPESWISKTESSVVVSKGTLIICPASLIHHWKREIERHVKTGKLTVYLYHGPNREKSAKVLADHDVVVTTYSLVSKEIPVQKDEAEKPSKDAVAVTPRSAPLLRVTWARVILDEAHNIKNPKVQTSMAVCQLRARARWAVTGTPIQNNLLDMYSLLKFLRCAPFDEYKLWKAQVDNGSNRGRERLNILTRTLLLRRTKAQRDTTGKPLVSLPDRTCEVHQLKLSKDEKAVYDVVFAQSRSTLQNYLKRHEGNDLKKGSTSSSNPFDKVAQEFGMSQADPSLSGSQQPQQASSTVHILSLLLRLRQSCCHLSLLKKTLDSTELQGDGIVLSLEEQLNALSLSSSPSPSGPDLKDTVALNGTRFPSRFFEETSESSKISAIVSELTAIREKSADQKSVIISQWTSMLHIVAVHLKQMGLRYGVIDGTVNPKRRMDLVEEFNTNLEGPQVMLVSLCAGGVGLNLIGGNHLFLIDMHWNPALEDQACDRIYRVGQTKDVTIHRFVCEGTVEEKISTLQEKKKELAQNVLSGTGSTFTKLSLADLKIIFGV, translated from the exons ATGGAAAAGGTCTTATGTGATGTCCACG GCTGCTTGTGTCTGCTGAAAACGGGCGTGAAAGATGGACcgaataaaggcaaaagcttCTACGTCTGCGTTGACAAGCAGGGCTGTGATTTCAGTGAGCTGGCCAG CATCTCACCGTCCCACTGCCTCCATCATGAAGATTCAATGGTGGAACTTCAAGCTCTCAGCTACAATCTACAGCATCAGAGTCACAG GTTGTTCTATCGATGTGTTATAGGTAAAAAGGCAGGCCAGAAGTGGTGTGGAAACGTGCCTTGGAGTGCG ccagagaaagaaaatagaaacCCTCGATCAGACACACATCTACAACCCTCTTGCCTGTCACCTGCCAGGAACCCCTTTAAAGCCCCCGAGAGGACAGATAAGGACTCTGAGAGGAGAAGGATGCAGGGTGGTGGAAGTAATGAGAAAAGAagcgaggagaaagagagtgagtcAAGCCACAAGGCTAAAGGAAGAGACAGctatcagaaagaaaaagaggagcgTGTGagtacaggaaaaaaagaagaggcggaAAGGAAGCAAAATGTGTCTGACTCCTACAGAGGTGTTCAACTTCCAGCAGGGATGAAGTTAAAAAAGAGAGTTTCAGATGAGGAGAGACACTGTGCTGATGCTAACAGTGTGGAAAAAACGACGGATAAGATGCGAAACGAGGATAAAGCGAAGAGCACGGAGCAAGCCGATAAATCAAAGGGTGTTCATCctgagaaaacaaatcaaaccacaCAGGATCCTCACGAGGGCTCACTTCAGAAACCTACCGGTGGAGAAACATCTGTGGTGAAACAAGTCAACCCTTCTGTAAAAGACGGTGCTTCTAAATCTACACCCAGTATCAGCACCCAGGCCTCAAAAACCACCGGGAAACCAACATCTGAGAAACCAACACAATCGGAGCCCAGTCTGAAACAACAagaacatgatgatgatgatgatgatgatgttgtggTGGTGTCAGTGAAACCTGCTTCTCAGAAAACTCCTCCTGTTTCCGCCGTGCAAAAGACCCTGACTGCCTACCCGGGATTTAACCCAGCCTCTGTGGTCAAAAGTCAGCGGGAAGAGCCCAAAGGCATGCGTAGTCTGCTCACTGCTCAACTCCAACAGAAAAAG GCCACTCTGTCTGCAGTGAACTTGGCCGCTCTGCCAGACAAAGGGGAGAGGTTGAGGACTCAGGTCAAAGAGCTGGAGGACGCCCTGGAGTCTCTGAGCCTCACCGCTGCTTCTCAGCCTG AATCACTTTCAGGTTCCCAGGGTGCAGGTAACAGCAGTGATGCTAGTGCAGGTAGCATCCATGTTAATCCATTCAGCAGGAAGGAGGGCACCATCCTGCTCCCTGCCCCACCATCCACGGGCCCCTCCCAACACCAGGCCTCCAGCAGCTCCCTGGGGCTTCAGCTGAGCCAGGGATACAGCCAGATGTATGGAG CGAACGCCTTTTACGGCGGAAGGATGACTGACAACCGTCTGCTGGCGGTGAAAAATGCCACCTGCGAAGCCATCGACCATCTCCACAAATCCTTAGATTCCTGCCCTGATGCTGAGGCCGAAGTGACGGACCCGAGGGGCATCAAG GTTTCGCTCCTCGCCCATCAGAGGAGAGCTTTGGCCTGGCTGCTCTGGAGAGAAGCTCAGAATCCCTGTGGAGGAATTCTGG CGGACGACATGGGTTTGGGGAAAACTTTGACAATGATTGCTCTCATACTTTCCAAGAAGATAAAGGcgaaagaggaagatgaaaagaaggaagagaagaagccGGAGAGCTGGATTTCAAAGACTG AGTCGAGCGTTGTGGTCTCTAAAGGCACTCTGATCATCTGCCCCGCCTCTCTGATCCATCACTGGAAGAGGGAGATTGAAAGACATGTGAAGACGGGCAAGCTGACTGTGTACCTGTACCACGGCCCCAACCGTGAGAAAAGTGCCAAAGT ACTGGCTGATCATGATGTGGTGGTTACTACATACAGTTTGGTCTCTAAGGAGATCCCAGTCCAGAAAGATGAGGCTGAAAAACCCAGCAAAGATGCTGTAGCTGTG ACGCCACGCTCAGCTCCTCTTCTGCGCGTGACCTGGGCCCGGGTGATTCTGGACGAAGCACACAACATCAAAAACCCCAAAGTGCAAACCTCCATGGCGGTCTGTCAGCTGAGGGCTCGTGCACGCTGGGCTGTCACTGGCACTCCCATCCAGAACAATCTACTGGACATGTACTCACTGCTCAA GTTTCTGCGTTGTGCTCCGTTTGATGAGTACAAACTTTGGAAAGCTCAAGTAGACAACGGCTccaacagaggcagagagagactcaACATCCTGACCAGGACTCTGCTGCTCCGACGCACCAAAGCCCAGCGAGACACCACGGGAAAACCACTG GTGTCTCTTCCTGATCGAACCTGTGAGGTGCATCAACTTAAGCTGTCCAAGGATGAAAAGGCTGTCTATGATGTGGTCTTTGCCCAGTCCAG aTCCACTCTACAGAACTACCTCAAGAGACACGAAGGAAACGACTTGAAAAAGGGGAGTACTTCCAGCTCCAATCCCTTCGACAAAG ttGCTCAGGAGTTCGGCATGTCCCAGGCTGACCCTTCTCTGTCCGGTTCCCAGCAGCCCCAGCAGGCATCCAGCACCGTCCACATCTTGTCCCTGTTGCTGCGCCTGCGACAGTCCTGCTGTCACCTGTCACTCCTAAAGAAG ACTCTTGACTCGACGGAGCTGCAGGGTGATGGGATCGTTTTGTCCCTGGAGGAGCAGCTCAACGCTCTGTCGCTCTCCTCCAGCCCCTCGCCATCGGGTCCGGACCTTAAAGACACGGTGGCTCTTAACGGCACACGCTTCCCCTCGCGGTTTTTTGAGGAAACCAGTGAGAGCTCCAAG ATTTCTGCCATCGTCTCTGAGCTGACGGCAATCAGGGAGAAGAGCGCTGATCAgaaaag CGTGATTATATCCCAGTGGACCAGCATGCTCCACATTGTAGCCGTTCACCTGAAGCAGATGGGCCTGAGATACGGCGTCATCGACGGGACGGTCAACCCCAAACGTCGCATGGACCTGGTGGAGGAATTTAACACTAACCTGGAAGGACCACAG GTGATGCTGGTTTCTCTCTGTGCTGGAGGGGTTGGGCTCAATCTCATCGGGGGGAATCATCTCTTTCTCATCGACATGCACTG GAACCCAGCTTTAGAGGATCAGGCATGCGACCGGATCTACAGAGTCGGACAAACTAAAGACGTCACCATCCACAG gtttgtgtgtgaaggCACAGTGGAGGAGAAGATTTCCACactgcaggagaaaaagaaggagctgGCCCAGAATGTGCTGTCAGGAACAGGAAGCACCTTCACCAAACTCTCCCTGGCTGACCTCAAAATCATTTTTGGTGTCTGA